The following proteins come from a genomic window of Corallococcus sp. NCRR:
- a CDS encoding PIN domain-containing protein codes for MIHASFPVVLDANVLIPLTVCDTLLSAAHEGLIQIHWTELILEETRRNLVKAIGLSEEKASRRVAAMKAAFPEAMVTGHEGLISSMTNHEKDRHVLAAAVHVGAQTLVTSNLKDFGKNHLPASLQAQDPDTFLQHLLSQAPDVIMEMLRAQAEALRNPPISLMRLLDGLARSVPGFAREARELLPPSFFK; via the coding sequence GTGATTCATGCTTCGTTTCCTGTCGTCCTCGATGCGAACGTCCTGATTCCCCTCACCGTCTGCGACACGTTGTTGAGCGCGGCGCATGAAGGGCTCATTCAGATCCACTGGACGGAACTCATCCTCGAGGAGACGCGTCGCAACCTGGTCAAGGCCATCGGACTGTCGGAAGAAAAGGCATCACGACGCGTCGCCGCCATGAAGGCTGCCTTTCCCGAAGCGATGGTGACAGGCCATGAGGGGCTCATTTCATCCATGACCAACCACGAGAAGGACCGGCACGTCCTCGCTGCCGCGGTCCATGTGGGCGCTCAGACGCTTGTCACGAGCAACCTGAAGGACTTCGGCAAGAACCATCTGCCCGCATCGCTCCAAGCCCAGGATCCCGACACCTTCCTTCAGCACCTGCTCAGCCAGGCACCAGACGTCATCATGGAGATGCTCCGAGCCCAGGCCGAGGCCCTTCGCAATCCACCCATTTCCCTGATGAGACTCCTGGACGGATTGGCTCGCAGCGTGCCGGGCTTCGCCCGCGAGGCCCGTGAGTTGCTGCCTCCTTCCTTCTTCAAATAA
- a CDS encoding helix-turn-helix domain-containing protein — MTLPTAEGLPPRTSEPVAASDVTLEQVRKLAQLITRELSDKGSRHPLFSLLGPNHESVPLPTDVLALMQQLLAILAAGDAVTVVPVHKELTTQQAANLLNVSRQYLVQLLDEGRIPFHRTGTHRRVYSKDVLEYRARQKADRRSQLDAMMRESQDAGGYPELD, encoded by the coding sequence ATGACTTTGCCCACCGCTGAAGGTCTTCCTCCTCGGACATCGGAGCCCGTCGCTGCCAGCGACGTGACGCTGGAGCAGGTGCGAAAGCTCGCGCAGCTCATCACCCGGGAACTGAGCGACAAGGGCAGCAGGCACCCGCTCTTCTCGCTGCTCGGCCCGAACCATGAATCCGTGCCGCTGCCAACGGACGTGCTCGCGCTAATGCAGCAATTGCTCGCCATCCTCGCGGCAGGGGACGCCGTCACCGTAGTCCCCGTCCACAAGGAGCTCACGACCCAGCAGGCCGCGAACCTGCTCAACGTCTCGCGGCAGTACCTGGTGCAATTGCTCGATGAGGGCCGGATCCCCTTCCACCGCACGGGCACCCATCGTCGCGTCTACAGCAAGGACGTCCTCGAATACCGCGCACGGCAGAAGGCCGACCGCCGCTCCCAGCTCGACGCGATGATGCGCGAAAGCCAGGACGCCGGGGGCTATCCCGAACTCGACTGA
- a CDS encoding ribonuclease R family protein codes for MDTSASPRTVTGRVDVHPRGFGFLTVQKPGTPEVLSAFIPPPDLNPLFSGDVVSATVTASGEGRWTASGLSLVERTRTVVYGEVVSRKGAFFLRIDKEVSNTDWPLDPGSTAVQHNDAVVARIADGKVVLLYKLEPGADRSLERVIARHGLHRDFTAEVVQEALRARETPHALGGARRDLRSIPTVTVDAPSTRDIDDAISVLPAGPDGAVRLLVSIADVSESVKENTPLDLEARDRATSVYLAGRVLPMLPEELSAHWLSLVPNEERHCLTVELRIDPDGRVTAADVYESLIRSWARLNYDEVAAFLDDNSISPAMEPVREAMPWFRLASARLAVSRAARGGMTMSRDEARFTFDTATGAVSGLAGEKDTSAHNMIERFMVAANESIATWLMTRGVPTVYRVHEQPDPQRVADVNAFALHSGFAAGFGTQITPLALAAFDRQISGAKAEPALRSVLRRSLGPSRYTVKPGPHFGLAAPLYLHFTSPIRRYADLAVHRLIKAYLHGRRDFVHEDPEIEKLSQHINVRARSASRAEVDRHHELEARFMSTRIGQQFPARIVRVKPFGLVAQLDGMWVEGMVPAEGLAGGPYRPDARELSMVSKTRTFTVGMPINVKVVSTDEQLGRVEFALVE; via the coding sequence ATGGACACCTCCGCTTCCCCGCGCACCGTCACCGGCCGCGTCGACGTGCATCCCCGTGGCTTCGGCTTCCTGACCGTGCAGAAGCCCGGCACCCCGGAGGTGCTGTCCGCCTTCATTCCTCCTCCGGACCTGAACCCCCTCTTCTCGGGGGACGTCGTCTCCGCCACCGTGACCGCGTCCGGCGAGGGCCGGTGGACCGCGTCCGGCCTGTCGCTCGTGGAGCGCACCCGCACCGTCGTCTATGGCGAGGTCGTGTCGCGCAAGGGCGCCTTCTTCCTGCGCATCGACAAGGAGGTCTCCAACACCGACTGGCCCCTGGACCCGGGCAGCACCGCCGTCCAGCACAACGACGCCGTCGTCGCCCGTATCGCGGACGGGAAGGTTGTCCTCCTCTACAAGCTGGAGCCCGGCGCCGACCGCTCCCTGGAGCGCGTCATCGCCCGCCATGGCCTCCACCGGGACTTCACCGCGGAGGTCGTCCAGGAGGCCCTGCGCGCCAGGGAGACCCCCCACGCCCTGGGCGGCGCCCGGCGCGACCTGCGCTCCATCCCCACCGTCACCGTGGACGCGCCCTCCACCCGGGACATCGACGACGCCATCTCCGTGCTGCCCGCGGGCCCAGACGGCGCCGTGCGCCTGCTCGTGTCCATCGCGGACGTGAGCGAGTCCGTGAAGGAGAACACCCCCCTGGACCTGGAGGCCCGCGACCGCGCCACCAGCGTCTACCTGGCCGGCCGCGTGCTCCCCATGCTCCCGGAGGAACTGTCCGCGCACTGGCTCAGCCTGGTGCCCAACGAGGAGCGCCACTGTCTCACCGTTGAATTGCGCATCGACCCCGACGGCCGTGTCACCGCCGCGGATGTCTATGAAAGCCTCATCCGGTCCTGGGCGCGGCTGAACTACGACGAGGTCGCGGCCTTCCTCGACGACAACTCCATCTCCCCCGCCATGGAGCCCGTGCGTGAGGCCATGCCCTGGTTCCGTCTGGCATCCGCGCGGCTCGCGGTGTCACGCGCGGCCCGAGGCGGCATGACCATGTCCCGCGACGAGGCGCGCTTCACCTTCGACACGGCCACGGGCGCGGTGTCCGGGCTCGCCGGAGAGAAGGACACCTCCGCGCACAACATGATCGAGCGCTTCATGGTCGCGGCCAATGAATCCATCGCCACCTGGCTGATGACCCGTGGCGTGCCGACCGTGTACCGCGTGCATGAGCAGCCGGATCCGCAGCGCGTGGCGGACGTGAACGCGTTCGCGTTGCACTCGGGGTTCGCGGCGGGATTTGGCACGCAGATCACCCCGCTGGCGCTGGCCGCGTTCGACCGGCAGATCTCCGGAGCGAAGGCGGAGCCCGCGCTGCGCTCCGTGCTGCGCCGTTCACTGGGTCCGTCCCGCTACACGGTGAAGCCGGGCCCGCACTTCGGGCTCGCGGCGCCGCTATATCTGCACTTCACGTCGCCCATCCGCCGGTACGCGGACCTGGCCGTGCATCGGCTCATCAAGGCGTACCTCCACGGCCGGCGCGACTTCGTGCACGAGGACCCGGAGATTGAAAAGCTCTCCCAGCACATCAACGTGCGAGCCCGCTCCGCCAGCCGCGCCGAGGTGGACCGCCACCACGAGTTGGAAGCGCGCTTCATGTCCACGCGCATCGGACAGCAGTTCCCCGCGCGCATCGTGCGCGTGAAGCCCTTCGGCCTCGTCGCGCAACTGGATGGCATGTGGGTGGAGGGCATGGTGCCGGCGGAAGGACTCGCGGGCGGTCCCTACCGTCCGGACGCGCGAGAGCTGTCCATGGTGAGCAAGACGCGGACCTTCACCGTGGGCATGCCCATCAACGTGAAGGTCGTCTCCACGGATGAGCAACTGGGCCGGGTGGAGTTCGCCCTGGTCGAATAG
- a CDS encoding SH3 domain-containing protein, giving the protein MKTSLLAVLSSAALLAGAPASAQDSGFVKSAQVDLDGDGKPEAVSLTAGEDGKFTLKVGGATANGDASGNEVPGFQVVDLDTGDKRRELLVQTLGEVDDGHRYFVYGYDGKAVKLLGDVHALTEAKGNGIVLVDRWMGFWQKRDKYTLDRKAWKLVHVPQELYAVTYAPGEEVTATVKKSFPLKQSRTGSAVVATTAQGTKVKVLAASVPAKGEVQYLVRSSTGLVGWVPGNVLVESTDGLPLAG; this is encoded by the coding sequence ATGAAGACATCCTTGCTGGCCGTGTTGTCCTCCGCCGCCCTGCTCGCGGGTGCGCCTGCCTCCGCGCAGGACAGCGGGTTCGTGAAGTCCGCGCAGGTGGACCTGGACGGGGACGGCAAGCCGGAGGCGGTGTCGCTCACGGCGGGGGAGGACGGGAAGTTCACGTTGAAGGTGGGCGGCGCCACGGCGAACGGCGACGCGTCCGGCAACGAGGTCCCGGGCTTCCAGGTGGTGGACCTGGACACGGGCGACAAGCGGAGGGAGCTGCTGGTCCAGACGCTGGGGGAGGTGGACGACGGCCACCGCTACTTCGTCTACGGCTACGACGGCAAGGCGGTGAAGCTGCTGGGGGACGTGCACGCGCTGACGGAGGCGAAGGGCAACGGCATCGTCCTGGTCGATCGATGGATGGGGTTCTGGCAGAAGCGGGACAAGTACACGCTGGACCGCAAGGCGTGGAAGCTGGTGCACGTGCCGCAGGAGCTGTACGCGGTGACGTACGCGCCCGGCGAAGAGGTCACGGCCACGGTGAAGAAGTCCTTCCCGCTGAAGCAGAGCCGCACGGGCTCCGCGGTTGTGGCCACGACGGCGCAGGGCACGAAGGTGAAGGTGCTGGCCGCGAGCGTCCCCGCGAAGGGAGAGGTCCAGTACCTGGTGAGGTCGTCCACCGGGCTCGTGGGCTGGGTGCCCGGCAACGTCCTGGTGGAGTCCACGGACGGGTTGCCGCTGGCGGGGTGA
- a CDS encoding YkgJ family cysteine cluster protein, translated as MSSALSTLCLHCGMCCDGTLFTQVPLRPSEAEALRQRGLSLAVKEDGTQVLPQRCAALEGLCCTVYEERPEACRRYRCQLFNALAEGEVSLEEAKGVVDAAHAKVDAVVHGVGSAEGGRGPAMRQARVAAASLTLAPETRESLARAEVYLDQHFRGRFRRSGG; from the coding sequence ATGTCCTCCGCCCTGTCCACCCTCTGTCTCCACTGCGGCATGTGCTGTGACGGCACCCTCTTCACGCAGGTGCCGCTGCGGCCCTCCGAGGCGGAAGCCCTGCGCCAGCGCGGCCTGTCGCTGGCGGTGAAGGAGGACGGCACGCAGGTGCTGCCCCAGCGCTGCGCCGCGCTGGAGGGCCTGTGTTGCACCGTCTACGAGGAGCGCCCGGAGGCCTGCCGCCGCTACCGCTGCCAGCTGTTCAACGCGCTGGCGGAGGGAGAGGTGTCCCTGGAGGAGGCGAAGGGCGTGGTGGATGCCGCGCACGCGAAGGTGGACGCGGTGGTGCACGGTGTGGGTTCCGCTGAGGGCGGAAGGGGCCCGGCGATGCGTCAGGCCCGGGTGGCCGCGGCCTCGCTCACCTTGGCTCCCGAGACACGAGAATCCCTGGCGCGCGCGGAGGTGTATCTGGACCAGCACTTCCGGGGGCGCTTCCGCCGCTCGGGAGGCTAG
- a CDS encoding PilZ domain-containing protein, with translation MHTDTHDAPAGREALLGYRVGTELSAAASFGADFSPGRLVQLSLEHLTLRLESRTVPRKGQAASVVVGEGERWATALDAEVIGVNAMRPEVSLRFVAPPLDAGRRIVGLLESLRDNGLLLTPETRPVWREQIDHADRVARICEALASRQARGVLRSRDGQAVVQVTCAFFEPLQDAFGWQLHGALPPGPLTLEAFGYSSVVHFNADAARVEGGVLLMPAPTSLVRFRHRWLRRTQAHASCTVEFDHPLWPQVHVNRGLLDVSYEGLSFLTEPGEDLMYPGLRLPVMEVGLEGHAPVRLRAEVRNISSTPHGRRCGVSVRPLDAEGARAWRALVEAQAHPTTKVEGDWNDATWKLFERSGYFRLPGKEPEKFTSLRDQFSRTQDKLQEAPLLGYRVVRPAEEGMEATLSVLKPYAGSWMAHQLARHQPPGSRSTAREALRDIYLRGYEPTQADPEVKWFFAYCEANVRWVRYTKFDFATWYAHTGQTCLVPFRLMEGEVDSTWIRPANITTGAPTREERASFFTRVAHTRPEAYREALDLVPERFDLETTRTGWGDAGLSRERELVVARHEGRAVAFAVFESAQPGLNLFNVLDGVRLVPLEDDARPEVQDAFVALLGQAAEWYRARDRKVFVHYVEATCVEYAERVSLADLGDGKLWVMSARLLPEFLEHLCESTTPRAA, from the coding sequence ATGCACACGGACACTCACGACGCGCCGGCCGGCCGCGAAGCCCTCCTCGGATACCGGGTGGGGACGGAACTCAGCGCGGCGGCCTCGTTTGGCGCGGACTTCTCTCCCGGCCGTCTGGTGCAGCTGTCGCTGGAGCACCTGACGCTCCGCCTGGAGTCGCGCACGGTGCCCCGCAAGGGACAGGCCGCGTCCGTGGTGGTCGGTGAAGGCGAGCGGTGGGCCACCGCGCTGGACGCGGAGGTGATTGGCGTCAACGCCATGCGCCCGGAGGTGAGCCTGCGCTTCGTCGCGCCGCCGCTGGACGCGGGCCGCCGCATCGTGGGGCTGCTGGAGTCGCTGCGTGACAACGGCCTGCTGCTCACGCCGGAGACGCGGCCCGTGTGGCGCGAGCAGATCGACCACGCGGACCGCGTCGCGCGCATCTGCGAAGCGCTCGCGTCCCGCCAGGCTCGCGGCGTGCTGCGCTCGCGCGATGGCCAGGCCGTGGTGCAGGTCACCTGCGCCTTCTTCGAGCCGCTCCAGGACGCGTTCGGCTGGCAGCTGCACGGCGCGCTCCCCCCCGGGCCCCTCACCCTGGAGGCGTTCGGCTATTCCAGCGTGGTGCACTTCAACGCGGACGCCGCGCGCGTGGAGGGCGGCGTGCTGTTGATGCCGGCGCCCACGTCGCTGGTGCGCTTCCGCCACCGCTGGCTGCGCCGCACGCAGGCCCACGCGTCCTGCACGGTGGAGTTCGACCATCCGCTCTGGCCCCAGGTGCACGTGAACCGCGGCCTGCTGGATGTCTCCTACGAAGGCCTGTCCTTCCTCACGGAGCCCGGCGAGGACCTGATGTACCCGGGCCTGCGCCTGCCGGTGATGGAGGTGGGGCTGGAGGGCCACGCGCCGGTGCGCCTGCGCGCGGAGGTGCGCAACATCTCCAGCACGCCCCATGGCCGCCGCTGCGGCGTGAGCGTCCGGCCCCTGGACGCCGAAGGGGCCCGCGCGTGGCGGGCGCTGGTGGAGGCCCAGGCCCACCCCACCACGAAGGTGGAGGGCGACTGGAACGACGCCACGTGGAAGCTCTTCGAGCGCTCCGGCTACTTCCGCCTCCCGGGCAAGGAGCCGGAGAAGTTCACCAGCCTGCGCGACCAGTTCTCCCGCACGCAGGACAAGCTCCAGGAGGCGCCGCTGCTGGGCTACCGCGTGGTGCGCCCCGCGGAGGAGGGCATGGAGGCCACGCTGTCCGTGCTCAAGCCGTACGCGGGCAGCTGGATGGCGCACCAGCTGGCGCGGCACCAGCCCCCGGGCAGCCGCTCCACCGCGCGCGAGGCCCTGCGCGACATCTACCTGCGCGGCTACGAGCCCACCCAGGCGGACCCGGAGGTGAAGTGGTTCTTCGCCTACTGCGAGGCGAACGTGCGCTGGGTGCGCTACACGAAGTTCGACTTCGCCACCTGGTACGCGCACACCGGCCAGACGTGCCTCGTGCCCTTCCGCCTGATGGAGGGCGAGGTGGACAGCACCTGGATCCGGCCCGCGAACATCACGACGGGCGCGCCCACCCGGGAGGAGCGCGCGAGCTTCTTCACCCGCGTGGCCCACACCCGTCCGGAGGCCTACCGGGAGGCGCTGGACCTGGTGCCGGAGCGCTTCGACCTGGAGACCACGCGCACCGGCTGGGGTGACGCGGGCCTGTCCCGCGAGCGCGAGCTGGTGGTGGCCCGTCATGAGGGCCGCGCCGTGGCCTTCGCGGTGTTCGAGTCCGCGCAGCCGGGCCTGAACCTCTTCAACGTGCTGGACGGCGTGCGCCTGGTGCCGCTGGAGGACGACGCGCGGCCGGAGGTGCAGGACGCGTTCGTGGCGCTGCTGGGCCAGGCGGCGGAGTGGTACCGCGCGCGCGACCGAAAGGTGTTCGTCCACTACGTGGAGGCCACCTGCGTGGAGTACGCGGAGCGCGTGTCCCTGGCGGACCTGGGCGACGGCAAGCTGTGGGTGATGTCCGCCCGCCTGCTGCCGGAGTTCCTGGAGCACCTCTGCGAGTCCACCACGCCGCGCGCGGCTTGA
- a CDS encoding NYN domain-containing protein, which translates to MAGRTDEQHRIALFIDFENLVTNTGISANNFDLQPALDQLLEQGKVVFRRAYCNWSRFEDAKQRLHDVGVELVDVPPSTRAGKNSADMRLVIDALELCYAREQIDTFVIASGDSDFCPLAYKLRENGRTVIGLAVREASSQMFVRACDQFIYMKPKHKGDGSHKEKDRDHGGRGGKGDEGKGGKRGGKGHDAKAESKGEGKGGKPKAEVPAVAREVVLSLLRRATGPLNPSLIKETIVRKEPDFDERDHGFSTFARLLEALEQEGLLRRIQQGRQGYIVGPDSDFGAPAPETKGGKGRHAKAPAPVEEEEEELESYPDPDDEGL; encoded by the coding sequence TTGGCTGGACGCACCGACGAGCAGCACCGCATCGCCCTCTTCATCGACTTCGAGAACCTGGTCACCAACACCGGCATCAGCGCCAACAACTTCGACCTGCAGCCCGCCCTGGACCAGCTCCTGGAGCAGGGCAAGGTCGTGTTCCGCCGCGCCTACTGCAACTGGTCGCGCTTCGAGGACGCGAAGCAGCGCCTGCACGACGTGGGCGTGGAGCTGGTGGACGTGCCCCCCTCCACCCGCGCCGGCAAGAACAGCGCGGACATGCGCCTGGTCATCGACGCGCTGGAGCTGTGCTACGCGCGCGAGCAGATCGACACCTTCGTCATCGCCTCCGGCGACAGCGACTTCTGCCCGCTGGCGTACAAGCTGCGTGAGAACGGCCGCACCGTCATTGGCCTGGCCGTGCGCGAGGCCAGCTCCCAGATGTTCGTGCGGGCGTGCGACCAGTTCATCTACATGAAGCCCAAGCACAAGGGCGACGGCTCCCACAAGGAGAAGGACCGGGACCACGGCGGCCGGGGCGGCAAGGGCGACGAGGGCAAGGGCGGCAAGCGGGGCGGGAAGGGCCACGACGCCAAGGCCGAGTCCAAGGGCGAGGGCAAGGGCGGCAAGCCCAAGGCGGAGGTGCCCGCCGTCGCGCGCGAGGTGGTGCTGAGCCTGCTGCGCCGGGCCACGGGCCCGCTCAACCCGTCGCTCATCAAGGAGACCATCGTCCGCAAGGAGCCCGACTTCGACGAGCGCGACCACGGCTTCTCCACCTTCGCGCGGCTGCTGGAGGCGCTGGAGCAGGAGGGGCTCCTGCGCCGCATCCAGCAGGGGCGCCAGGGCTACATCGTGGGCCCGGACTCGGACTTCGGCGCTCCCGCGCCCGAGACCAAGGGCGGCAAGGGGCGCCACGCCAAGGCGCCCGCCCCGGTGGAGGAGGAGGAAGAGGAGCTGGAGTCCTATCCGGACCCGGACGACGAGGGGCTGTAG
- a CDS encoding ABC transporter substrate-binding protein, with the protein MASARPLSLLFGVCTVLLMGVTACKKDTPSGANAPLRVAFFPNITHAQALVANSEGLFGSQPGMGHVEVRQFNAGPAAMEALVAGSVDVAYVGPGPAINTYLKAGKELRIIAGAVNGGAVLVVKNVKTAAELKGRKLATPQLGNTQDIALRTWLKGQGLSIAKDAGGDVQVIPISNPDILAQYLQGAIEGAWVPEPWGARMLAEGGGHILVDERDLWPDKRFPTTVVVTTKKVLETQRPRIAALLRIHVALTERWRADPAAFATSVNAAFGQLTRKPLPTPVLQDAFSRLEPSLDPVPAALKTSAEHAKSLGFIPGDDLAGLVDLSVLDEVRGGGAKPN; encoded by the coding sequence ATGGCTTCCGCGCGTCCGCTGTCCCTGCTCTTCGGTGTCTGCACCGTCCTCCTGATGGGCGTCACGGCCTGCAAGAAGGACACGCCCTCCGGCGCCAACGCGCCCCTGCGCGTCGCCTTCTTCCCCAACATCACGCACGCGCAGGCGCTGGTGGCGAACTCCGAAGGGCTCTTCGGCTCCCAGCCCGGCATGGGCCACGTGGAGGTGCGGCAGTTCAACGCGGGCCCCGCGGCCATGGAGGCGCTGGTGGCGGGCTCCGTGGACGTGGCCTACGTGGGCCCGGGCCCCGCCATCAACACGTACCTCAAGGCCGGCAAGGAATTGCGCATCATCGCGGGCGCGGTGAACGGCGGCGCGGTGCTGGTGGTGAAGAACGTGAAGACGGCCGCGGAGCTCAAGGGCAGGAAGCTGGCGACCCCACAACTTGGCAACACCCAGGACATCGCCCTGCGCACCTGGCTGAAGGGCCAGGGCTTGAGCATCGCCAAGGACGCGGGCGGCGACGTGCAGGTGATTCCCATCAGCAACCCGGACATCCTGGCCCAGTACCTCCAGGGCGCCATCGAGGGGGCCTGGGTGCCCGAGCCCTGGGGCGCGCGCATGCTCGCCGAAGGGGGCGGCCACATCCTGGTGGACGAGCGCGACCTCTGGCCGGACAAGCGCTTCCCCACCACGGTGGTGGTGACGACGAAGAAGGTGCTGGAGACGCAGCGCCCGCGCATCGCGGCGCTCCTGCGCATCCACGTCGCCCTCACCGAGCGCTGGCGCGCGGACCCGGCGGCCTTCGCCACGTCCGTCAACGCCGCCTTCGGTCAGCTCACGCGCAAGCCCCTGCCCACGCCCGTGCTCCAGGACGCGTTCTCCCGCCTGGAGCCGAGCCTGGACCCGGTGCCCGCCGCGCTGAAGACGTCCGCCGAGCACGCGAAGTCACTGGGGTTCATCCCTGGTGATGACCTCGCGGGGCTCGTGGACCTGAGCGTCCTGGACGAGGTGCGCGGCGGCGGCGCGAAGCCGAACTAG
- a CDS encoding ABC transporter permease, with product MLKWAQKLGMIALLFALWEGLSRSGMWNKHLFPGPLEVVQTLIAMARDGQLGGATLRSLGRLTHAYLMSVAIGVPLGLCIARLGFFRNAVKPVVMGLQALPSICWLPLALLWFGLNDGAILFVVVMGSVLGIAIATEDAVNGLDPQLSRVASTLGVRGLRFYFGVLLPGALPGIVTGLKLGWSFAWRALLAGELLFVSGGLGQLLTMGRELMDVSQVMAVMLAIILIGITVDRVLFQTVETRLRRRWGLTASV from the coding sequence ATGCTGAAGTGGGCGCAGAAGCTGGGGATGATCGCGCTGCTCTTCGCGCTCTGGGAGGGGCTGTCGCGCTCGGGCATGTGGAACAAGCACCTGTTCCCCGGGCCGCTGGAGGTGGTCCAGACGCTCATCGCCATGGCCCGCGACGGACAGCTGGGCGGCGCGACGCTGCGCTCGCTGGGCCGGCTGACGCACGCCTACCTCATGTCCGTGGCCATCGGCGTGCCGCTGGGGCTGTGCATCGCGCGGCTGGGCTTCTTCCGCAACGCGGTGAAGCCGGTGGTGATGGGCCTGCAGGCCCTGCCCTCCATCTGCTGGCTGCCGCTGGCCCTCTTGTGGTTCGGCCTCAACGACGGCGCCATCCTCTTCGTGGTGGTGATGGGCAGCGTGCTGGGCATCGCCATCGCCACCGAGGACGCGGTCAACGGCCTGGACCCGCAGCTGTCCCGCGTGGCCAGCACCCTGGGCGTGCGGGGCCTGCGCTTCTACTTCGGCGTGCTGTTGCCCGGCGCGCTGCCCGGCATCGTCACCGGCCTCAAGCTGGGGTGGAGCTTCGCGTGGCGCGCGCTGCTCGCGGGCGAGCTGCTCTTCGTCTCCGGCGGCCTGGGCCAGTTGCTCACCATGGGCCGCGAGCTGATGGACGTGTCGCAGGTGATGGCGGTGATGCTGGCCATCATCCTCATTGGCATCACGGTGGACCGCGTCCTCTTCCAGACGGTGGAGACGCGCCTGAGGCGCCGGTGGGGCCTGACCGCGTCCGTGTGA
- a CDS encoding ABC transporter ATP-binding protein gives MFRRLIERMRGLRRAAPSFLRPANVEADRAKISVAQLDHHYANKVVALKDVNLNVRSGEFVCLLGPSGCGKSTLLYALAGHVVPTGGRVAIEGKPIHGPGPDRLLMFQEAALFPWLTVRGNITFALAARGVPRAERRERANAFIQRVRLEGFEDTLPHQLSGGMKMRASLARALAVDPTVLLMDEPFGALDAQTRVHMQELLQSIWIRSGKTVVFVTHDVQEALMLGTRVVLMAPRPGRVVEDLEIHLPMPRSLEDPSLDAMARDIRHRLRASEGPSVEAPPAEPLQRRTRTPSSLPRTSVVTGR, from the coding sequence ATGTTTCGACGCCTCATCGAGCGGATGCGGGGCCTGCGCCGGGCGGCGCCCTCCTTCCTGCGGCCCGCGAACGTGGAAGCGGACCGGGCGAAGATCTCCGTCGCCCAGTTGGACCACCACTACGCCAACAAGGTCGTGGCGCTGAAGGACGTGAACCTCAACGTCCGCTCGGGTGAGTTCGTCTGCCTGCTCGGCCCTTCCGGCTGTGGCAAGTCCACGCTGCTCTACGCGCTCGCGGGCCACGTGGTGCCCACCGGCGGACGGGTGGCGATTGAAGGCAAACCCATCCACGGGCCCGGTCCGGACCGGCTGCTGATGTTCCAGGAGGCCGCGCTGTTCCCGTGGCTCACCGTGCGCGGCAACATCACCTTCGCGCTGGCCGCCCGGGGCGTGCCCCGCGCCGAGCGCCGCGAGCGGGCCAACGCCTTCATCCAGCGCGTGCGCCTGGAGGGCTTCGAGGACACGCTGCCCCACCAGCTCTCCGGCGGCATGAAGATGCGCGCCAGCCTGGCGCGGGCGCTCGCGGTGGACCCCACCGTGCTCTTGATGGACGAACCCTTTGGCGCGCTGGACGCCCAGACGCGCGTGCACATGCAGGAGCTGCTGCAATCCATCTGGATCCGCTCCGGCAAGACCGTCGTGTTCGTCACCCACGACGTGCAGGAGGCGCTGATGCTGGGCACCCGCGTGGTGCTGATGGCGCCCCGGCCGGGCCGCGTGGTGGAGGACCTGGAGATCCACCTGCCCATGCCGCGCTCGCTGGAGGACCCGTCCCTGGACGCCATGGCGCGCGACATCCGCCACCGCCTGCGCGCCTCGGAGGGGCCCTCCGTGGAGGCCCCGCCCGCGGAGCCCCTGCAGCGCCGCACGCGCACGCCGTCCAGCCTGCCTCGCACCAGCGTCGTGACCGGCCGTTAG